From Bacteroidota bacterium, a single genomic window includes:
- a CDS encoding 8-amino-7-oxononanoate synthase, which produces MDPIENYISERLDYRKKQGLYRSLAVENNLIDFASNDYLGFAYSNKAMKWEEMAICNFNSTGSTGSRLITGNTKYAEELEQFISEFHKAEAGLIFNSGYDANLGLLSSLPQKGDTVIYDAYIHASIRDGIRLSNAFHFSFKHNDIKEFTSKIKRAKGRIFVAVESVYSMDGDFAPLIEMVNICEQYNAYLIVDEAHATGVFGENGSGKVVELGLEKKIFARIHTFGKALGCHGAIVVGSKNLRDYLINFSRPFIYTTALPLSSLINIKTAYAKLIDSEKDLLRIKKATEYFRRNIKLKHPFELIQSTSPIQCILIPGNEKAKSFAEEARKNGFDIRAILSPTVPKGKERIRICIHAFNTDEQLTALVNIIHSIMNKKGQFI; this is translated from the coding sequence ATGGATCCTATAGAAAATTACATATCAGAGCGTTTAGATTATAGGAAAAAGCAGGGGTTGTACAGAAGTTTAGCTGTGGAAAATAATCTTATTGACTTTGCATCCAATGATTACCTGGGTTTTGCTTATTCAAACAAGGCTATGAAATGGGAAGAAATGGCTATATGTAATTTTAATAGCACAGGTTCTACGGGTTCTCGTTTAATAACAGGTAATACTAAATATGCTGAAGAATTAGAACAGTTTATTTCAGAATTTCATAAAGCAGAGGCCGGTTTAATATTCAATTCTGGCTATGATGCAAATCTTGGTTTGCTTTCATCCTTGCCCCAAAAGGGGGATACAGTTATATATGATGCCTATATTCATGCTTCCATAAGAGATGGCATAAGACTTAGTAATGCCTTTCATTTTTCTTTTAAACACAATGATATAAAGGAATTTACCAGTAAAATTAAAAGGGCCAAAGGCAGAATTTTTGTTGCTGTGGAATCCGTGTATTCTATGGATGGAGATTTTGCTCCTTTAATTGAAATGGTTAATATATGTGAACAGTATAATGCTTATTTAATAGTAGATGAAGCACATGCAACAGGAGTTTTTGGTGAAAATGGCTCAGGAAAAGTAGTTGAGTTAGGACTGGAAAAAAAAATATTTGCAAGGATCCATACTTTTGGAAAGGCTCTTGGATGTCACGGTGCTATTGTTGTTGGAAGTAAAAATCTTCGTGATTACCTGATTAATTTTTCCCGACCATTTATTTATACTACTGCACTGCCTTTATCTTCCCTTATTAATATTAAAACGGCTTATGCGAAATTGATTGATAGTGAAAAAGATTTATTGAGGATAAAAAAGGCAACGGAATACTTTAGAAGGAATATTAAATTAAAACATCCTTTTGAGTTAATTCAAAGCACAAGTCCAATTCAGTGTATACTTATTCCGGGAAATGAAAAGGCAAAATCTTTTGCAGAGGAAGCACGTAAAAATGGTTTTGACATTAGGGCTATCCTAAGCCCTACTGTTCCTAAGGGAAAAGAAAGAATCAGAATATGCATTCATGCCTTTAATACGGATGAACAACTAACAGCCTTAGTTAATATCATTCATTCCATAATGAATAAAAAAGGTCAATTTATTTAA
- the bioD gene encoding dethiobiotin synthase codes for MRKIFVTGIGTEVGKTIVSAILTEALQADYWKPVQTGSIYTTDSDFVKNMISNSKTIIHPEKYCLEQPLSPHAAAELEKINIYLKELELPKTENDLIIEGAGGVMVPLNEHELMLDMIQHFDAQTIVVIKNYLGSINHSLLTIDALFKRNINILGVVFNGISQSSSEDLILKYTGLKCLGRIAIEKEMNKEVILKYANLFKKI; via the coding sequence ATGAGAAAGATATTTGTAACAGGAATAGGTACGGAAGTTGGGAAAACTATTGTGTCTGCAATTCTTACAGAGGCGCTGCAGGCAGATTATTGGAAACCAGTACAAACAGGATCAATTTATACAACTGATTCTGATTTTGTAAAAAATATGATTTCCAATTCCAAAACAATTATTCATCCTGAGAAATATTGCCTTGAACAGCCCTTGTCACCACACGCTGCTGCTGAATTAGAGAAAATAAATATATATTTAAAAGAGTTAGAATTACCAAAAACAGAAAATGATTTGATAATAGAAGGTGCAGGAGGAGTAATGGTTCCTTTAAATGAGCATGAATTAATGTTGGACATGATTCAGCATTTCGATGCCCAAACAATTGTAGTTATTAAAAATTATTTGGGAAGTATTAATCATTCATTGTTAACAATCGATGCTTTATTTAAAAGAAATATAAATATTCTGGGTGTTGTTTTTAATGGGATTTCCCAAAGTTCATCTGAAGACCTGATTCTAAAATATACAGGGCTTAAATGTCTTGGTAGAATTGCTATTGAAAAAGAAATGAATAAGGAAGTTATTTTAAAATACGCAAATCTTTTTAAAAAAATATGA
- the bioA gene encoding adenosylmethionine--8-amino-7-oxononanoate transaminase, with protein MTLNKRDAAVIWHPYTQHKTPDLPIAICSAKGAYIYDEKGQEYIDAIASWWVNIHGHSHPLIAERVYQQFQKLEHVMFAGFTHFPAIELAEKLLEKLPKNLGKIFYSDNGSTAVEVAIKMAIQYWYNKGITKTKIIAFKNGYHGDTFGAMSVSSRDNFTKPFIPFLFDVEFIDLPLKNKEAKSVKQLTELAESGNVAAFIFEPLVQGAAGMVMYSPSILEELLGICSKHNILTIADEVFTGFGRTGKFFAIDHLQKVVDIVCLSKGITAGALPLGVTACTNEIFNEFVSGDKAKTFFHGHSFTANPLACAAALANLELFENPIVFDDIKRIEKKHEQFIKSLHGFKKTIRELRKLGTILAIEISSDDETGYFNELKDYIYPFFIQRKIVIRPLGNIIYIVPPYCISDKDLDTIYSAIKECLTLLKNGTLKSNLQQQWVNG; from the coding sequence ATGACTCTAAACAAAAGAGATGCCGCTGTTATTTGGCATCCTTACACCCAACATAAAACACCGGATCTTCCTATTGCTATTTGCAGTGCAAAAGGTGCTTATATATATGATGAAAAGGGCCAGGAGTATATTGATGCCATAGCCTCATGGTGGGTAAATATTCACGGTCATTCACATCCATTGATTGCAGAACGAGTTTATCAGCAGTTTCAAAAACTAGAACATGTTATGTTTGCTGGTTTCACCCACTTTCCTGCCATTGAGCTGGCCGAAAAGCTGCTTGAGAAACTGCCCAAGAATTTGGGAAAGATATTTTATTCAGATAATGGCTCAACTGCAGTGGAAGTTGCAATTAAAATGGCTATTCAATATTGGTATAATAAAGGAATAACAAAAACAAAAATCATTGCTTTTAAAAACGGTTATCATGGAGATACTTTTGGTGCCATGTCCGTTAGTTCGAGAGATAATTTTACAAAACCATTTATTCCTTTCTTGTTTGATGTTGAGTTTATTGATTTACCATTAAAAAACAAGGAGGCAAAATCAGTCAAACAATTAACTGAATTGGCTGAATCTGGCAATGTTGCTGCCTTTATTTTTGAACCCCTGGTACAAGGTGCAGCGGGAATGGTAATGTATTCTCCATCTATTCTTGAAGAATTACTTGGTATTTGTTCAAAACATAATATTCTCACCATTGCAGATGAGGTTTTTACAGGTTTTGGCAGAACTGGTAAGTTCTTTGCCATTGATCATCTTCAAAAAGTAGTAGATATTGTTTGTCTGTCAAAAGGTATTACAGCAGGTGCTTTGCCTTTGGGAGTTACTGCATGTACAAATGAAATTTTCAATGAATTTGTATCAGGAGATAAAGCCAAAACATTTTTCCATGGTCATTCTTTTACTGCTAATCCACTGGCTTGTGCTGCAGCACTTGCCAATTTAGAACTTTTTGAAAATCCAATTGTATTTGATGACATTAAACGGATTGAAAAAAAACACGAACAGTTTATTAAATCGTTACACGGGTTTAAAAAGACAATAAGGGAGCTAAGAAAATTAGGAACTATACTTGCTATTGAAATAAGCAGTGATGATGAAACAGGCTATTTCAATGAGCTCAAAGATTACATTTATCCCTTTTTCATTCAAAGAAAAATTGTAATTAGGCCACTGGGCAATATTATCTATATTGTTCCTCCTTATTGCATTTCAGACAAGGATTTGGATACTATTTATAGTGCAATAAAGGAATGTTTAACCTTATTAAAAAACGGAACATTAAAAAGCAATCTTCAACAACAATGGGTAAATGGATAA